Proteins found in one Sphingobacteriales bacterium genomic segment:
- a CDS encoding CotH kinase family protein, translating to MKNNPYNFFIVFTALCFLLPLCANSQIVINEGSNKNYSHLSDEYQQYPDWIELYNIGNEAINLGGYALTDDDEEPTKWILPDIILQPNEYKIIFCSGKNHYESPPFSEVVHQENFLPALGWNNHILNTPFYWDGTSNLIINTCSYAEGYVSNAVFNQSATPFYSTMYSFADGSPGICYTQNGGVAKLRPNIRINDIVIGEGTENNSTSTYPAPYGNWYWAAHHQLLVLAEELTAAGMSAGYIDSLAFDIVYTDPIEYQWFDVSMLQTQQASFSENYFFSLDGHTLHSNFKIDSKGEKIYLFSPEQTLVSVLDVEAEQYDISTGLVPDGSDSTTLLQPPTPGASNNTASRYEAYALPPTLSKTAGFYDDTFWIKLYPAQEEPDAQIYYTLNGSYPTPENAILYNGESIHIYQSCVLRARSFVSEKLPSHEAAASYLINVSHTTPILSVATDHSNLYGEKGIFDFYDMDWLRAAYVEYFDNSNTPIFSQAAGIKVDGGAGGSRAQPQHSFRVELANGVVGGDKVEYPLIPNRPNRSTYSDLYFRNGSNQYLLLPHKDAAQTEMMANSTHNYYSAWRPVSIYINGQYFGLYELREKFNEEMFKTLEDAKGSEIDILSLSFYNGGVLRAVSGSTEDFWNDYEEFLSLNTADTAYWEQADPYFDLQYYTDYIIAESWIGNIDWPQNNIKLYRSDQSDYRWRFCLIDLELSLQPNGWTDCNSDMVRYLLDQSPDNPYINIWKRSIENETYRHYFINRYADIMNTVYTAERLQTVENSMFEQTLLEMPNEFQRWGEGPLNLYSQMSNYYNNHLLFQQELACRSEQVRNHIQSNFELPRQVPLTLNVIPEGAGSIKISTLQPSEYPWQGIYFDGVPIKIEAVAKEGYFFKEWLYNDILATLSDSVFYGNLTADSLNFTAVFDLIMGDDTAQQQLVHHNNNDISIYPSIASEQIVLATKEAFPPHIPYHIINTQGEVVYTNYLRNGYNSIDIRALPTGIYAIQLQATADFMPSDTSLRFVKQ from the coding sequence ATGAAAAACAACCCTTACAATTTTTTTATTGTATTTACGGCTCTTTGTTTTTTATTGCCCTTGTGTGCCAATTCACAAATTGTAATCAATGAAGGAAGCAACAAAAACTACAGCCACTTAAGCGATGAATATCAGCAATATCCCGATTGGATAGAATTGTACAATATCGGCAACGAAGCTATTAATTTAGGCGGTTACGCACTCACTGACGATGATGAAGAACCGACCAAATGGATATTGCCCGATATAATATTACAGCCGAATGAATACAAAATTATTTTTTGCAGCGGTAAAAACCACTACGAAAGCCCGCCTTTTTCGGAAGTAGTGCATCAAGAAAATTTTTTGCCCGCACTTGGTTGGAATAACCACATTTTAAATACTCCTTTTTATTGGGACGGCACTTCTAATTTGATCATTAATACTTGCTCGTATGCCGAAGGTTATGTTTCCAATGCGGTATTCAATCAAAGTGCCACACCTTTTTATTCCACGATGTATTCTTTTGCAGATGGAAGTCCGGGTATCTGCTACACCCAAAATGGCGGTGTTGCAAAGTTGCGCCCCAACATACGCATCAATGACATTGTAATTGGCGAAGGCACAGAAAACAACAGCACCTCCACATATCCTGCTCCCTATGGCAATTGGTATTGGGCGGCGCATCATCAGTTGCTGGTGTTGGCAGAAGAACTCACCGCCGCCGGTATGAGTGCCGGGTATATTGATTCTTTGGCTTTTGATATTGTTTATACCGACCCCATTGAATATCAATGGTTTGATGTGAGTATGCTGCAAACTCAACAAGCCTCTTTTTCTGAGAATTATTTTTTTTCATTAGACGGACACACCCTGCACAGCAACTTTAAAATTGACAGCAAAGGAGAAAAAATTTACTTGTTTTCTCCCGAACAAACTTTGGTAAGTGTATTAGATGTAGAAGCAGAACAGTACGACATCAGCACAGGGCTTGTGCCGGACGGCAGCGACAGCACCACACTTTTGCAACCGCCCACCCCCGGAGCTTCCAACAACACAGCTTCAAGGTATGAAGCCTATGCACTGCCGCCCACTTTATCTAAAACGGCAGGTTTTTATGACGACACTTTTTGGATAAAATTATATCCGGCGCAGGAAGAACCCGATGCTCAAATTTATTACACTTTGAACGGCAGTTATCCCACTCCCGAAAATGCCATTTTGTACAACGGCGAATCTATTCACATTTATCAATCTTGCGTGTTGCGGGCGCGAAGTTTTGTAAGCGAAAAATTGCCAAGCCACGAAGCAGCAGCCTCTTATCTAATCAATGTGAGCCATACGACACCGATTTTGTCGGTGGCTACCGACCACAGCAATTTGTATGGCGAAAAAGGAATTTTTGATTTTTATGATATGGATTGGCTGCGGGCAGCTTATGTAGAATATTTTGACAACAGCAATACGCCTATCTTCTCACAAGCGGCAGGTATAAAAGTAGATGGCGGTGCAGGAGGTAGTCGTGCGCAACCGCAACATTCGTTTCGTGTGGAGTTGGCAAATGGTGTAGTAGGCGGCGACAAAGTGGAATATCCTCTCATTCCGAATCGCCCCAATCGCAGCACTTACAGCGACTTATATTTTCGCAACGGCAGCAACCAATATTTATTGTTGCCTCACAAAGATGCCGCCCAAACAGAAATGATGGCAAACAGCACTCACAACTATTATTCGGCGTGGCGACCAGTTTCAATATATATCAACGGTCAATATTTCGGATTATACGAATTGCGCGAAAAATTTAACGAAGAGATGTTTAAAACCTTGGAAGATGCCAAAGGCAGCGAAATTGATATTTTATCGTTGAGTTTTTATAATGGCGGCGTGTTGCGTGCCGTAAGCGGCTCTACCGAAGATTTTTGGAACGATTATGAAGAATTTTTGAGCCTCAATACCGCTGATACTGCCTATTGGGAGCAAGCAGACCCTTATTTTGACTTACAATATTACACTGATTACATCATTGCGGAATCGTGGATAGGCAACATAGACTGGCCTCAAAACAACATCAAATTATACCGCTCCGACCAAAGCGATTATCGCTGGCGTTTTTGTTTGATAGACTTAGAATTATCGTTGCAACCCAATGGCTGGACAGACTGCAACAGCGATATGGTACGCTATCTACTCGACCAGTCGCCTGATAATCCATATATCAATATCTGGAAACGAAGCATTGAAAACGAGACCTATCGTCACTATTTTATCAACCGCTATGCAGATATAATGAATACGGTTTACACTGCCGAACGACTACAAACCGTAGAAAACAGTATGTTTGAGCAAACATTGCTTGAAATGCCGAATGAATTTCAGCGTTGGGGAGAAGGACCCTTGAACCTATATTCACAAATGAGCAATTATTACAATAATCATTTACTGTTTCAGCAGGAACTGGCTTGCCGCAGCGAACAAGTGAGAAACCACATTCAGAGCAATTTTGAGTTGCCGCGCCAAGTGCCGCTTACTTTAAATGTGATACCCGAAGGAGCAGGCAGTATTAAAATCAGTACCTTGCAGCCCTCTGAATATCCCTGGCAGGGTATTTATTTTGATGGGGTGCCGATAAAGATAGAAGCGGTTGCCAAGGAAGGATATTTTTTCAAAGAATGGCTATATAACGACATATTAGCCACACTTTCGGATTCGGTGTTCTATGGCAATCTCACTGCCGATTCATTGAACTTTACCGCAGTTTTTGATTTGATAATGGGTGATGATACCGCACAACAGCAGCTTGTTCATCACAATAACAACGATATTTCCATATATCCTTCCATTGCGAGTGAGCAAATCGTGCTGGCAACAAAGGAAGCGTTTCCACCTCATATTCCGTATCACATCATCAACACGCAAGGCGAAGTAGTTTATACCAATTACTTGCGCAATGGGTACAATTCTATTGATATACGCGCTTTGCCCACAGGTATTTATGCCATTCAACTGCAAGCTACTGCCGATTTTATGCCCTCTGATACCTCATTGCGTTTTGTGAAGCAGTAA
- a CDS encoding 2-oxo acid dehydrogenase subunit E2: MSAVELVMPKMGESIMEATILKWTKKVGDSIKQDETILEIATDKVDSEVPSPVAGVLQEIKYPEGAVVEVDKVIALIAVGSSAAAPAVAPVAPPSVNAPVAAPATPIAAAAPTTPPLAPNNTTANRFYSPLVLNIAREEGIGMAELENIAGSGKDNRVTKKDILDYVAQRSAVPVVAEPIAATPVVAPPTPKTAPAAPSAISGGNVEIIEMDRMRRLIADHMVMSKHTSPHVTSFVEADVTEIVNWRQKVKNEFWKRENTNLTFTPIFVEAVIRAIKDFPRINSSVDGYNIIQKKDINIGIATALPSGNLIVPVLRNADRYNLVGLAKALNEMVEKARNNKLTPSDIQDGTFTLSNVGTFGNIMGTPIINQPQVAILAVGAVRKMPAVLETKYGDVIAIRQKMFLSLSYDHRIVDGALGGSFLRRVADYLEEFTGEGKI; the protein is encoded by the coding sequence ATGAGCGCAGTTGAATTGGTAATGCCTAAAATGGGCGAAAGCATTATGGAAGCCACTATTTTAAAGTGGACAAAAAAGGTGGGCGACAGTATCAAACAAGACGAAACAATATTGGAAATTGCCACCGATAAGGTGGATAGCGAAGTGCCTTCACCTGTTGCCGGTGTGCTACAAGAAATTAAATATCCTGAAGGTGCCGTGGTTGAGGTAGATAAAGTAATTGCTTTGATAGCCGTAGGCAGCAGTGCTGCTGCTCCTGCTGTTGCTCCCGTTGCTCCACCTTCTGTAAATGCCCCCGTTGCCGCACCTGCTACTCCAATCGCTGCCGCCGCTCCGACAACTCCCCCTCTTGCTCCTAACAATACTACTGCTAATCGTTTTTATTCGCCTTTGGTGCTCAACATTGCCCGCGAAGAAGGAATAGGAATGGCTGAATTAGAAAATATCGCCGGTAGCGGCAAGGATAATCGTGTCACCAAAAAAGATATTTTGGATTATGTAGCGCAGCGCAGCGCAGTTCCTGTTGTTGCCGAGCCGATAGCTGCTACTCCCGTTGTTGCTCCACCAACGCCCAAAACTGCCCCTGCCGCGCCTTCTGCTATATCCGGTGGTAATGTGGAAATTATAGAAATGGATCGTATGCGCCGCCTCATCGCTGATCACATGGTGATGAGTAAGCACACTTCGCCGCATGTGACGAGTTTTGTAGAAGCCGATGTGACGGAAATCGTAAACTGGCGGCAAAAAGTGAAAAATGAATTTTGGAAACGAGAAAATACCAACCTTACTTTTACGCCGATTTTTGTAGAAGCAGTAATACGCGCCATCAAAGATTTTCCGCGTATCAACAGTTCGGTGGACGGCTACAATATTATTCAGAAAAAAGATATTAATATCGGTATTGCAACCGCTTTGCCGAGCGGCAACTTAATTGTGCCGGTGCTGCGCAATGCCGACCGCTACAATCTGGTGGGTTTGGCAAAGGCTTTAAATGAGATGGTGGAAAAAGCCCGCAACAACAAACTCACACCTTCGGATATTCAGGACGGCACTTTTACATTGAGCAATGTGGGTACTTTTGGCAATATAATGGGTACGCCGATTATCAATCAGCCGCAAGTGGCGATTTTGGCAGTAGGTGCGGTGCGCAAAATGCCGGCTGTTCTCGAAACCAAATACGGTGATGTAATTGCCATTCGTCAAAAAATGTTTTTGTCGCTTTCTTACGACCACCGCATTGTGGACGGTGCGTTGGGCGGTTCGTTTCTCCGTCGTGTTGCCGACTACTTAGAAGAATTTACAGGAGAAGGAAAGATTTAA
- the bamD gene encoding outer membrane protein assembly factor BamD, which translates to MSKKIFLIAFLCLALSTLFSCSSYQKLLKSQDYELKFSKAKEYYNKGDYNKAVPLFEELIGVYKGTKNVEDLYYFYPYCYYAQGDYILAAFYFKNFIDNYPRSERAEDARFMIAYCNYKLSPDVNLEQENTIKAIEAFQNFANAYPESSRITECNQLLDELRAKLENKSYQSAYLYYKMRDYKAAINAFNNLLRDFPETQRREKIEYLIVKSYYLLAEKSIPSKQEERYQKTTSTYMEFLEHFPQSSYLREAEKMYQDALLALDRIAKQNNNNSNNNNDKKI; encoded by the coding sequence ATGAGTAAAAAGATTTTTTTAATAGCCTTTTTGTGCCTGGCACTTTCTACCTTGTTTTCGTGCAGTTCCTATCAAAAATTGCTCAAAAGTCAAGATTATGAGCTGAAGTTTTCAAAAGCCAAAGAATACTACAACAAAGGCGACTACAACAAAGCCGTCCCTTTGTTTGAAGAGTTGATAGGAGTGTATAAAGGAACTAAAAATGTAGAAGATTTATACTATTTTTATCCCTACTGCTATTATGCACAGGGTGATTATATCTTAGCAGCATTTTATTTTAAAAATTTTATAGATAATTATCCCCGCAGCGAGCGTGCCGAAGATGCCCGCTTTATGATTGCCTATTGCAACTATAAATTGTCGCCCGATGTAAATTTGGAGCAAGAAAACACCATCAAAGCGATAGAGGCTTTTCAGAATTTCGCCAACGCCTACCCCGAAAGCAGCCGCATCACCGAATGTAATCAGCTTTTGGACGAGTTGCGTGCCAAATTAGAAAACAAGTCTTATCAAAGCGCATATTTATATTACAAAATGCGCGACTACAAAGCAGCTATCAATGCTTTCAATAATTTATTGCGTGATTTTCCCGAAACGCAACGCCGCGAAAAAATTGAGTATTTAATCGTAAAATCTTATTATCTGCTCGCAGAAAAAAGTATCCCTTCCAAACAAGAAGAACGTTATCAAAAAACAACTTCTACTTATATGGAGTTTTTGGAACATTTTCCCCAAAGCAGCTATTTGCGCGAAGCAGAAAAAATGTATCAAGATGCTTTGCTGGCTTTAGACCGTATTGCCAAACAAAATAACAACAACTCAAATAATAACAACGATAAAAAAATATGA
- a CDS encoding DNA-directed RNA polymerase subunit omega: MSNNKKLKPLAPAPTLQTRNLAEIEKKSGNLYEAIAIMGRRANQVSVGIKEELHAKLREFANHNDDLEEVHENREQIEISRHYERLPHPTLVAFKEYNENRVFFRYTEEKLPENA, encoded by the coding sequence ATGAGCAACAATAAAAAACTGAAACCTTTGGCTCCTGCCCCTACTTTGCAAACACGCAATCTGGCAGAAATAGAAAAAAAATCGGGCAACTTGTACGAGGCTATCGCTATTATGGGCAGACGCGCCAACCAAGTGAGTGTCGGTATTAAAGAAGAGTTGCACGCCAAATTGCGCGAATTTGCCAACCACAACGACGACCTTGAAGAAGTACACGAAAACCGCGAACAAATAGAAATATCGCGCCACTACGAGCGTTTGCCGCACCCAACTTTGGTAGCATTTAAAGAATATAACGAAAATCGTGTTTTCTTCCGCTATACCGAAGAGAAACTGCCTGAAAACGCATAA
- the coaBC gene encoding bifunctional phosphopantothenoylcysteine decarboxylase/phosphopantothenate--cysteine ligase CoaBC — protein sequence MSALKDKKIIVGVCGSIAAYKTAMLVRLLVKKGAQVKVIMTDAAQTFISALTLATLSKNEVYSRFERNEGGAWNNHVDLGLWADALLIAPASANTLSKMAQGSCDNLLLATYLSARCAVLAAPAMDLDMWQHPSTQRNIDRLQKDGVQLIQPDNGELASGLQGVGRLAEPETIVQALEVFFIPPKPLPFTGKKILITAGPTYENLDPVRFIGNYSSGKMGIALADAAAAQGAKVLLVLGPTALAPTHEQVQVVRVHSAAQMLEACTRQFPDSDIAVMAAAVADYTPKEVSERKIKKGEGEGLVIELVKTADILKTLGQQKQPHQVLVGFALETHDAQANGFKKLHSKNADAIVLNSMQDSGAGFQHDTNKITILLNDHSIQEFPLKSKKEVALDILTTCAELMRQKQ from the coding sequence GTGAGCGCGTTAAAAGATAAAAAAATTATTGTAGGTGTGTGCGGAAGCATTGCTGCTTATAAAACGGCAATGTTGGTGCGTTTGCTGGTAAAAAAAGGCGCACAGGTAAAAGTAATTATGACCGATGCCGCACAAACCTTTATCAGTGCGCTTACACTCGCCACGCTTTCCAAAAATGAAGTATATAGCCGCTTTGAACGCAACGAAGGCGGCGCGTGGAACAACCACGTGGATTTGGGATTGTGGGCAGATGCGCTGCTGATAGCTCCGGCTTCTGCCAATACCCTTTCCAAAATGGCGCAAGGCAGTTGCGATAATCTTCTGCTGGCAACTTATTTGTCGGCGCGGTGTGCAGTGCTGGCAGCTCCGGCAATGGATTTGGATATGTGGCAGCACCCCTCCACTCAGCGCAATATTGACCGCTTGCAAAAAGATGGCGTACAGTTGATACAGCCCGACAACGGCGAACTCGCCAGTGGCTTGCAGGGGGTGGGTAGGCTTGCCGAACCCGAAACTATTGTGCAAGCATTAGAAGTTTTTTTTATTCCACCAAAACCGCTTCCTTTTACCGGAAAAAAAATACTCATCACCGCAGGACCTACCTACGAAAACCTCGACCCCGTGCGTTTTATAGGCAATTATTCCAGCGGTAAAATGGGCATTGCCCTTGCCGATGCAGCGGCGGCTCAGGGTGCAAAGGTGTTGTTGGTGCTGGGACCCACCGCCCTCGCACCTACCCACGAGCAGGTGCAGGTAGTACGGGTGCACTCGGCAGCACAAATGCTGGAGGCTTGCACCCGACAATTTCCCGATAGCGACATCGCTGTTATGGCGGCGGCAGTTGCCGATTATACGCCCAAAGAAGTCAGCGAACGCAAAATCAAGAAAGGCGAAGGCGAGGGCTTGGTGATAGAATTAGTGAAAACCGCCGATATTCTCAAAACATTAGGACAACAAAAACAACCCCATCAGGTATTGGTGGGCTTTGCTTTGGAAACGCACGATGCACAAGCCAACGGATTTAAAAAATTGCACAGCAAAAATGCCGATGCCATCGTACTCAATTCTATGCAAGACAGTGGGGCGGGTTTTCAGCACGATACCAACAAAATCACTATTTTATTAAATGACCACAGCATACAGGAATTTCCGCTCAAAAGCAAAAAAGAAGTCGCTTTGGATATTTTGACGACTTGTGCCGAATTGATGCGACAAAAACAATAA
- a CDS encoding DUF4835 family protein, which translates to MKKYFTTALLLVLGNTFSGIAQELNCKVVVLTQAVRTADPAIFKTLEADLNNFMNSMQWTNDAFKTEERIDCSITINITEEKGGSKFGAEATVQSSRPVYNAAYSTAVFEHKDSDWTFDYAQYQPINFDKNAYTSELAALCAYYAYVILGFDYDSFAPKGGTPHFERAFDIINYSKNDGGWSRTDNNKRNRYFLIENLLNTRFGNFRQAYYMYHRQGLDRMYSDVQEGRQNIADALAMIENTFVENRNSMLQGVFNNIKNDEIIDIFSDKSVAANLKTKISNTLANIDPPTAQKFVTKAGVGAAPRGGGASPATNPPAGDSRNNAAPRPNVPANPREGRGG; encoded by the coding sequence ATGAAAAAATATTTCACAACCGCCCTGTTGTTGGTATTGGGCAATACATTTTCAGGTATTGCCCAAGAGTTGAATTGTAAAGTGGTGGTGCTTACACAGGCGGTGCGTACTGCCGACCCTGCCATTTTTAAAACACTGGAAGCCGACCTCAATAATTTTATGAACAGTATGCAATGGACAAATGATGCTTTTAAGACCGAAGAGCGCATTGATTGCAGCATTACCATCAATATCACTGAAGAAAAAGGAGGCTCTAAATTCGGTGCCGAAGCCACTGTTCAGTCCAGCCGCCCTGTGTATAACGCCGCTTACAGTACCGCCGTTTTTGAACACAAAGACAGCGACTGGACTTTTGATTATGCACAATATCAGCCCATCAATTTTGATAAAAACGCTTATACCTCCGAGTTGGCGGCATTGTGTGCTTATTATGCGTATGTAATTTTGGGGTTTGATTACGATTCCTTTGCACCCAAAGGCGGTACGCCGCACTTTGAACGGGCTTTTGATATTATCAACTACTCCAAAAATGACGGCGGCTGGAGTCGCACCGACAATAATAAACGCAATCGTTATTTTTTAATAGAAAATCTGCTCAATACACGCTTTGGCAATTTTCGTCAGGCATATTATATGTATCATCGGCAGGGTTTAGACCGTATGTACAGCGATGTGCAGGAAGGCAGACAAAATATAGCAGATGCTTTGGCAATGATAGAAAATACTTTTGTTGAAAACCGCAATTCTATGTTGCAGGGTGTTTTTAATAATATTAAAAATGATGAAATCATAGACATATTTTCGGACAAAAGTGTAGCTGCCAATTTAAAAACCAAAATCAGCAATACACTCGCCAATATAGACCCGCCTACGGCACAGAAATTTGTTACGAAAGCCGGTGTAGGAGCAGCCCCTCGCGGCGGTGGTGCAAGCCCTGCCACTAACCCACCTGCCGGCGACAGCAGAAACAATGCCGCGCCGCGCCCCAATGTGCCAGCCAATCCGCGCGAAGGACGCGGGGGATAA
- a CDS encoding glycosyltransferase family 9 protein → MKILVLRFSSIGDIVLTTPVLRCLYRQMPTAEIHYLTKAQYTAVLEHNPYIHRLHTFQHKISEVLATLQQARFDAVIDLHHNLRTAFLTRKLGVPFYTFPKLNIEKWLLVNFKINRLPAVHIVDRYLQCTQQWNIYNDGEGLDYFLAEKDHIDIAAQFGIKEPFIAFAIGGQHATKKLPPLQLAAVCEKLPLPVLLLGGSEDAEAGNFIQERTPHAINACGTLKLNQSASVLQQAAAVITHDTGLMHIAAAFRKPIVSIWGNTVPEFGMYPYLPTAQQQQSICIENKTLSCRPCSKIGFERCPKKHFLCMNSLAPDHIAAAAMQFIRG, encoded by the coding sequence TTGAAAATCCTCGTTCTTCGTTTCAGTTCTATTGGCGACATTGTGCTTACTACGCCTGTGTTGCGTTGTTTGTATCGCCAAATGCCAACTGCCGAAATTCACTACCTCACCAAAGCGCAATATACCGCCGTTTTGGAGCATAATCCTTATATTCATCGCCTCCACACTTTTCAGCACAAAATATCCGAAGTGCTAGCCACTTTGCAGCAGGCGCGTTTTGATGCCGTGATTGATTTGCACCATAATTTGCGCACTGCTTTTCTGACACGGAAATTAGGCGTACCTTTTTATACTTTTCCAAAACTTAATATTGAAAAATGGTTGTTGGTGAATTTTAAAATAAACCGCCTGCCCGCTGTTCATATTGTAGATAGATATTTGCAATGTACGCAACAATGGAATATTTACAATGATGGTGAGGGTTTGGATTATTTTTTGGCAGAAAAAGACCACATAGATATAGCGGCGCAATTTGGCATAAAAGAACCTTTTATCGCTTTTGCCATCGGCGGACAACACGCCACCAAAAAACTGCCGCCCCTACAATTGGCGGCAGTATGCGAAAAACTACCGCTTCCGGTGCTGCTCTTGGGCGGCTCTGAAGATGCAGAGGCGGGAAATTTTATTCAAGAGCGTACCCCGCACGCTATCAATGCCTGCGGCACGCTGAAACTCAACCAATCAGCATCGGTGCTGCAACAAGCCGCCGCCGTCATTACACACGACACCGGATTGATGCACATTGCTGCCGCTTTTCGCAAACCCATCGTTTCTATCTGGGGCAATACCGTTCCTGAATTTGGCATGTATCCCTATTTGCCGACAGCGCAACAGCAACAAAGCATTTGCATTGAAAACAAAACATTAAGCTGCCGCCCCTGCTCCAAAATAGGATTTGAGCGTTGCCCGAAAAAACATTTCCTGTGTATGAACAGCCTTGCTCCCGACCACATCGCTGCCGCCGCTATGCAATTTATACGCGGTTGA
- a CDS encoding phosphomannose isomerase type II C-terminal cupin domain has product MEIDYRPWGMYEVLLDAPYCKVKRIEVLSDKRLSYQMHYKRQEAWTVVEGIAHVTLNDEIFEVKAGETILIPLQAKHRVANRQTEKLTFIEVQTVTYFGEDDIVRFEDDFNRV; this is encoded by the coding sequence ATGGAAATAGATTATCGTCCCTGGGGCATGTATGAAGTGCTGTTAGATGCACCCTATTGCAAAGTAAAACGCATAGAAGTATTGTCGGATAAACGCTTAAGCTATCAAATGCACTACAAACGCCAAGAAGCGTGGACAGTGGTGGAGGGCATAGCTCATGTAACGCTCAATGATGAAATTTTTGAGGTAAAAGCCGGCGAAACTATTTTAATTCCACTGCAAGCCAAGCATCGTGTAGCCAATCGTCAAACAGAAAAACTGACTTTTATAGAGGTACAGACGGTTACATATTTCGGCGAAGATGATATTGTTCGTTTTGAAGACGACTTCAACCGCGTATAA
- the paaJ gene encoding phenylacetate-CoA oxygenase subunit PaaJ, giving the protein MADINNRSDLKMQSDDTLIAAVWHYLHEVQDPEIPVIDVVELGVVREVLYHQAAQQFEIIITPTYSGCPATKTIADDIAAKLREKGVTNFMLTTVLSPAWTSDWISAAAREKLRQFGIAPPEAATADIQQLKPEALRIACPHCGSRNTTLISPFGSTPCKSLHRCQTCLEPFDYFKCH; this is encoded by the coding sequence ATGGCAGATATAAATAACAGATCTGATTTGAAGATGCAATCCGATGATACGCTTATTGCTGCTGTTTGGCATTATCTCCACGAAGTACAAGACCCCGAAATTCCGGTGATAGATGTGGTGGAACTCGGTGTAGTACGCGAAGTATTGTATCATCAAGCCGCCCAACAGTTTGAAATCATCATCACGCCTACTTATTCCGGTTGTCCTGCCACCAAAACCATCGCCGATGATATTGCTGCCAAACTCCGCGAAAAAGGAGTGACAAATTTTATGCTCACCACTGTGCTTTCGCCTGCGTGGACGAGCGACTGGATAAGTGCCGCCGCCCGCGAAAAATTGCGACAATTCGGTATTGCTCCGCCCGAAGCCGCCACCGCCGACATACAACAGCTCAAACCCGAAGCACTGCGCATAGCCTGCCCTCATTGCGGCAGCCGAAACACCACGCTCATATCACCTTTTGGCTCTACGCCCTGCAAGTCGCTGCATCGCTGCCAAACCTGCTTAGAGCCGTTTGATTATTTTAAATGTCATTAA